In Halanaeroarchaeum sp. HSR-CO, one DNA window encodes the following:
- a CDS encoding energy-coupling factor transporter transmembrane component T — protein MFAHDALDPRSKLALTMAVIVVAVAARTWLPLVGLLAFVLGFVALGRGYGPVAWVRSIGPILYLLPVLLVLNTLFYAGGESIWTVPVAGYTVGVTTGGVATSGLIALRLLVIAGVAAWFAATTDAERFEAGLVHLGVPWSMAFLLSLSMRLVPTMRHRFTVIEEAQRSRGLTLDGGVVDDARDRIPMFVPFLSAIIRYGYELSDALTARGFDRIDRRTSLVSVEHGSADYLVYLLAIGVVLVGLFVTTVS, from the coding sequence ATGTTCGCCCACGACGCACTCGACCCGCGCTCGAAACTCGCGCTGACGATGGCCGTCATCGTCGTCGCGGTGGCGGCGAGGACCTGGCTCCCGCTCGTGGGCCTGCTGGCGTTCGTCCTCGGCTTCGTCGCGCTCGGTCGGGGATACGGCCCGGTGGCGTGGGTCCGGTCCATCGGCCCGATCCTCTACTTGCTCCCCGTGTTGCTCGTGTTGAACACGCTCTTCTACGCCGGGGGCGAGTCCATCTGGACCGTGCCCGTCGCCGGCTATACGGTCGGGGTCACCACGGGCGGGGTGGCGACGTCCGGTCTCATCGCATTGCGGCTCCTCGTCATCGCGGGGGTCGCGGCCTGGTTCGCCGCCACGACGGACGCCGAGCGGTTCGAAGCTGGCCTCGTCCATCTCGGGGTCCCCTGGTCGATGGCCTTCCTGCTCTCGCTCTCGATGCGACTGGTGCCGACGATGCGTCACCGGTTCACCGTCATCGAGGAGGCCCAGCGCTCGCGGGGGTTGACCCTCGACGGTGGCGTCGTCGACGACGCGCGAGACCGTATCCCGATGTTCGTCCCCTTCCTCTCGGCTATCATCCGGTACGGCTACGAACTCTCCGACGCCCTGACTGCCAGAGGATTCGACCGCATCGACCGTCGGACGTCGCTCGTCTCCGTGGAGCACGGCTCGGCGGATTATCTCGTGTATCTGCTCGCCATCGGCGTCGTCCTGGTGGGGCTGTTC
- a CDS encoding energy-coupling factor ABC transporter ATP-binding protein codes for MIDVRKLVFSYDDGPPALDGIDLHVGDDETLALMGPNGAGKTTLLKCIAGLYEPDAGAVDIAGDAVGFAPENPDDGLFAESVAKEVAFFPKNRELDVATRVEAALAEMDVEPLRERVPQTLSAGEKRRVSLAAVLAGNPAVVALDEPTSGLDSHHVDALGNSIGRLDRTVVLATHDADFAMHHADRVAIVDDGRIAQTGAVSDILADPAFDFEAVGIRPPGAIRFARGRGWDDPALTVTAAAARLDAEERED; via the coding sequence ATGATCGACGTCCGGAAGCTCGTCTTCTCGTACGACGACGGGCCGCCTGCACTCGACGGGATCGACCTGCACGTCGGCGACGACGAGACCCTCGCGCTGATGGGGCCGAACGGTGCGGGGAAGACGACGCTGTTGAAGTGCATCGCGGGGCTGTACGAACCCGACGCCGGCGCCGTCGACATCGCGGGTGACGCCGTGGGCTTCGCCCCCGAGAATCCCGACGACGGTCTCTTCGCCGAATCGGTCGCGAAGGAGGTGGCGTTCTTTCCGAAGAATCGTGAACTCGACGTCGCGACCCGTGTCGAGGCTGCGCTCGCCGAGATGGACGTCGAACCCCTCCGCGAGCGGGTTCCACAGACCCTTTCGGCGGGCGAGAAGCGCCGGGTCTCGCTGGCCGCCGTCCTCGCCGGGAACCCGGCCGTCGTCGCCCTCGACGAACCGACGAGCGGGCTCGATTCCCACCACGTCGACGCCCTGGGCAATTCGATCGGTCGCCTCGACAGGACGGTCGTCCTGGCGACTCACGACGCTGATTTCGCGATGCACCACGCGGACCGCGTCGCCATCGTCGATGACGGACGGATCGCTCAGACCGGGGCCGTGTCCGACATCCTCGCCGATCCCGCCTTCGACTTCGAGGCCGTCGGCATCCGGCCCCCTGGCGCGATTCGATTCGCACGGGGTCGCGGATGGGACGATCCAGCGCTGACGGTCACGGCGGCCGCAGCGCGACTCGACGCCGAGGAGCGGGAGGACTGA
- a CDS encoding ECF transporter S component — MTNADGPRLDATVVAMSAVVAAAVAVATMAVSIPVGIGYLNFGEIVIYTAAFLFGDLVGALGGGIGAAAADVILGYAMYAPITLVAKGTEGFVVGRLAGASTRSKVIAVAAGAPFMIVAYVLARAYFEGIPAAIFQELPIDILQAVVGLLIALPLSQALQSRLPELQ, encoded by the coding sequence ATGACGAACGCTGACGGACCCAGACTCGACGCAACCGTGGTCGCGATGAGTGCCGTGGTCGCCGCCGCCGTTGCGGTCGCCACGATGGCGGTATCGATTCCGGTCGGGATCGGCTACCTCAATTTCGGCGAGATCGTCATCTACACTGCTGCTTTCCTCTTCGGGGACCTCGTGGGCGCGCTGGGCGGGGGCATCGGCGCCGCGGCGGCCGACGTCATCCTCGGTTACGCGATGTACGCTCCCATCACCCTGGTCGCGAAGGGGACCGAGGGCTTCGTGGTGGGCCGCCTCGCCGGCGCGTCGACACGGAGCAAGGTGATCGCGGTTGCAGCTGGCGCCCCCTTCATGATCGTCGCGTACGTGTTGGCACGCGCCTACTTCGAGGGGATTCCGGCGGCTATCTTCCAGGAACTCCCCATCGACATCCTCCAGGCCGTGGTCGGGCTGCTCATCGCCCTGCCGCTCTCGCAGGCGCTTCAGTCGCGTCTCCCCGAACTCCAATGA
- a CDS encoding nicotinate phosphoribosyltransferase, whose translation MVTTPTFGHLTDETLALFTDRYEIRMMEGYLAADHTPEATFSLFFRTLPPNRGYVVAAGLEQVVAYLETLSFEERALSYLADLDVSDDLLEFLADFSFSGEVRAVPEGTVVFPNEPLLEVTAPIEEAQLFETVVINQIAYQSLIATKAARMRDVVDREGEDQSLVDFGSRRAHGTDAGMKAGRAAYLGGFDGTSNLAAGEAFDVPVYGTMAHSWVQSFPTEDESFEAFVEVVGDDAVLLVDTYDTVNGTKTAVTVAEEAGVDLDGVRLDSGDLAALSKEVAPIVGDTDVFISSGMDEYAIAEFFEDGGIGDGFGPGTALVTSTDAPKLEGVYKLVAVEENGEIVPSMKLSTGKVSYPGQKSVRRVESDDGFERDVLAARGEPGPGEEQLVTVFEDGERVHSLPDLDEIRARRAEQVAALPLGVRALRDPTEYPVAVSDGLAETTESLRADLEDRYLR comes from the coding sequence ATGGTAACGACGCCCACGTTCGGTCACCTTACGGACGAAACACTGGCACTGTTCACCGACCGCTACGAGATCCGGATGATGGAGGGGTACCTGGCCGCCGATCACACCCCCGAGGCGACGTTCAGCCTGTTCTTCCGGACCCTCCCACCGAACCGGGGGTACGTCGTCGCCGCCGGTCTCGAACAGGTCGTCGCGTATCTCGAGACGCTGTCGTTCGAGGAACGGGCGCTGTCCTATCTCGCCGACCTGGACGTCAGCGACGACCTCCTCGAGTTCCTCGCCGATTTCTCGTTCTCCGGCGAGGTCCGAGCGGTCCCCGAGGGAACTGTCGTCTTCCCCAACGAGCCACTGCTGGAGGTGACCGCTCCCATCGAGGAGGCACAACTCTTCGAGACCGTCGTCATCAACCAGATCGCCTACCAGAGTCTCATCGCGACGAAGGCCGCTCGCATGCGCGACGTCGTCGACCGAGAGGGAGAGGATCAGTCGCTCGTCGACTTCGGTTCCCGACGCGCTCACGGGACCGACGCCGGGATGAAAGCCGGGCGGGCGGCCTACCTCGGCGGCTTCGACGGTACCTCGAATCTCGCCGCCGGCGAGGCCTTCGACGTCCCGGTGTACGGGACGATGGCGCATTCCTGGGTCCAGAGCTTTCCGACGGAGGACGAGTCATTCGAGGCCTTCGTCGAGGTCGTCGGCGACGACGCCGTCCTCCTCGTCGACACGTACGACACGGTCAACGGGACGAAGACGGCGGTCACCGTCGCCGAGGAAGCCGGGGTCGACCTCGACGGCGTCCGCCTCGATTCCGGTGACCTCGCCGCGCTGTCGAAGGAGGTCGCCCCCATCGTCGGCGACACGGACGTCTTCATCTCATCGGGCATGGACGAGTACGCCATCGCCGAGTTCTTCGAGGACGGCGGCATCGGCGACGGCTTCGGTCCGGGGACCGCGCTCGTGACGAGTACCGACGCGCCGAAACTGGAGGGGGTGTACAAACTCGTCGCCGTCGAGGAGAACGGAGAGATCGTCCCATCGATGAAGCTCTCCACGGGGAAGGTGTCCTACCCCGGACAGAAGAGCGTGCGCCGCGTCGAATCCGACGACGGGTTCGAGCGAGACGTGCTCGCCGCTCGCGGGGAGCCGGGACCGGGCGAGGAGCAACTCGTCACCGTGTTCGAGGACGGCGAGCGTGTCCACTCGCTCCCGGACCTTGACGAAATCCGGGCACGCCGGGCCGAGCAGGTCGCGGCGCTGCCGCTGGGGGTCCGGGCGCTCAGGGACCCGACCGAGTACCCCGTCGCGGTGAGCGACGGGCTCGCGGAGACGACCGAATCGCTCAGGGCCGACCTGGAGGACCGCTATCTCCGGTAG
- a CDS encoding aldehyde dehydrogenase family protein: MEPAPFENELTFQTHRAEGAEESVHDRYESAVESLLYDLGDSHPLRIGGEAVEREKTFTVTSPGDHDELVGEFAAGDADAVESAVDAASAAFDDWRGDWERRVEIFRSAAGIMRDRKYDLAATMTVENGKNRTEALADVDEAIDFLRFYSRELERNEGYVYDTGEPTPDQHTGNRLVPYGVFAVVSPFNFPLAILTGMTSGALLAGNTVVVKPASTTPLIAHQFVDILEEAGIPDGVVNLVTGGGRDVGQPLVEHEDVAGVAFTGSRAVGLGIQETFFELGKRGPVIAELGGKNPVIVSENADLEKAVSGVLWGAFSFSGQKCSATSRVYVDASLYDRFVTALVEATEDLEIGRPRDRETDVSPIIDDGALERYREITDQARSVGTVRTGGTEVEREDLPDGRYVEPTVVTDVPHEHELAREEHFLPFVTVHEVSDFEEALEKSNDSDYGLCAGLFSEDGSEVEDWFDGIEAGMCYVNRSQSATTGALVQAQPFGGWKFSGTTGKFAGGYWYLPQFMREQTRTVVGDVGDPTA; this comes from the coding sequence ATGGAGCCCGCCCCCTTCGAGAACGAACTCACGTTCCAGACGCACCGCGCCGAGGGTGCCGAGGAGTCGGTCCACGACCGGTACGAATCCGCCGTCGAGTCGCTTCTGTACGACCTCGGTGACAGCCACCCGCTCCGCATCGGTGGCGAGGCGGTCGAGCGCGAAAAGACGTTCACCGTCACCAGCCCCGGCGACCACGACGAGCTCGTCGGCGAGTTCGCTGCCGGCGACGCCGACGCGGTCGAATCGGCCGTCGACGCCGCGAGCGCTGCCTTCGACGACTGGCGCGGGGACTGGGAGCGCCGCGTGGAGATCTTCCGGTCCGCTGCGGGGATCATGCGCGACCGGAAGTACGACCTCGCGGCGACGATGACGGTAGAGAACGGTAAAAACCGGACCGAGGCCCTCGCTGACGTCGACGAGGCTATCGACTTCCTCCGCTTTTACAGCCGCGAACTCGAGCGCAACGAGGGCTACGTCTACGACACCGGCGAACCGACGCCGGACCAGCACACCGGCAACCGACTCGTCCCGTACGGCGTCTTCGCCGTGGTCTCTCCGTTCAACTTCCCGCTGGCCATCCTGACGGGCATGACCTCCGGGGCGTTGCTCGCGGGGAACACCGTCGTCGTCAAGCCGGCGAGCACCACCCCGCTCATCGCCCATCAGTTCGTGGACATCCTGGAAGAGGCCGGTATTCCGGACGGCGTCGTCAACCTCGTCACCGGCGGTGGTCGCGACGTCGGCCAGCCACTCGTCGAGCACGAAGACGTCGCTGGCGTCGCCTTCACCGGGTCGCGTGCGGTCGGCCTGGGGATCCAGGAGACGTTCTTCGAGTTGGGCAAGCGGGGCCCCGTCATCGCCGAACTCGGCGGGAAGAACCCGGTGATCGTGAGCGAGAACGCCGACCTCGAGAAGGCGGTCTCGGGGGTGCTGTGGGGTGCCTTCTCCTTCAGCGGCCAGAAGTGTTCGGCGACCTCGCGCGTCTACGTCGACGCGTCGCTGTACGACCGGTTCGTAACGGCCCTCGTCGAGGCGACCGAGGACCTCGAGATCGGCCGGCCCCGGGACCGCGAGACGGACGTCTCGCCGATCATCGACGACGGCGCCCTCGAGCGATACCGGGAGATCACGGACCAAGCGCGATCGGTCGGAACCGTCCGCACCGGTGGAACCGAGGTCGAACGCGAGGATCTCCCCGACGGTCGTTACGTCGAACCGACCGTCGTGACCGACGTCCCACACGAGCACGAACTGGCCCGGGAGGAACATTTCCTCCCTTTCGTCACCGTCCACGAGGTCTCCGACTTCGAGGAGGCCCTCGAGAAGTCCAACGACAGCGACTACGGCCTCTGTGCCGGATTGTTCTCGGAGGACGGGAGCGAGGTCGAGGACTGGTTCGACGGCATCGAGGCCGGCATGTGCTACGTCAATCGGTCGCAGAGCGCGACGACGGGTGCACTCGTCCAGGCCCAGCCGTTCGGTGGCTGGAAGTTCTCCGGCACGACCGGGAAGTTCGCCGGCGGCTACTGGTACCTGCCGCAGTTCATGCGTGAACAGACCCGGACCGTCGTCGGTGACGTCGGCGACCCGACAGCGTAG
- a CDS encoding deoxyribonuclease IV, which yields MFRIGAHVSISGGVAKAVDREREVGGNCGQIFVGSPRGWAVSEVDEDDADAFVEAAGAQDVGPWIVHGTYLVNLATPKDDLAAKSLDTVQAELDAAAALDIPYYVFHPGAHTGAGEETGIQNVGERLSELDVPAGVTLLLENTAGKGTTVGTHFADLDQMVAVSAHDYDDLGVCLDTCHLYAAGYDFTTEAGMAEMIEDLDATIGVENVHYLHLNDSKHPLGSEKDEHEHLGEGEIGEEGFRRFINHAALREKPMVLETPEDEKGYAWNVEKARELRDEE from the coding sequence ATGTTCCGAATCGGAGCCCACGTCTCGATCAGCGGGGGCGTCGCGAAGGCGGTCGACCGCGAGCGGGAGGTCGGTGGTAACTGTGGACAGATATTCGTCGGGTCGCCCCGTGGCTGGGCGGTCAGCGAGGTCGACGAGGACGACGCCGATGCCTTCGTCGAGGCCGCCGGTGCGCAGGACGTCGGCCCCTGGATCGTCCACGGGACGTACCTGGTGAACCTGGCGACGCCGAAAGACGACCTCGCGGCGAAGTCCCTCGATACCGTGCAGGCGGAACTCGACGCTGCCGCCGCGCTCGACATTCCCTACTACGTCTTTCACCCCGGGGCCCACACCGGCGCCGGCGAGGAGACCGGCATCCAGAACGTCGGCGAGCGACTCTCCGAACTCGACGTCCCGGCGGGCGTCACGCTCCTGCTGGAGAACACGGCGGGGAAGGGAACGACGGTCGGCACCCACTTTGCGGACCTGGACCAGATGGTCGCGGTCTCCGCGCACGACTACGACGACCTCGGCGTCTGCCTGGACACCTGCCACCTCTACGCCGCCGGCTACGACTTCACCACCGAGGCCGGCATGGCCGAGATGATCGAGGACCTCGACGCGACGATCGGCGTCGAGAACGTCCACTACCTGCACCTCAACGACTCCAAACACCCGCTCGGTTCGGAGAAGGACGAACACGAGCACCTCGGCGAGGGCGAGATCGGCGAGGAGGGCTTCCGGCGGTTCATCAACCACGCGGCGCTCCGCGAGAAACCGATGGTCCTCGAGACGCCCGAGGACGAGAAGGGGTACGCGTGGAACGTCGAGAAGGCCCGCGAACTCCGCGACGAGGAGTGA
- a CDS encoding energy-coupling factor ABC transporter ATP-binding protein: MSLLATDALSVRTTTGAVLLDGVDLSVERDEMVVVAGRSGSGKTTLTKAIGGLLDSRPNIETAGTVSGPENVGFLFQNPRTQLVRRSVRHDVAFDLENQGVPRDEMERRIEQWAERLDATPFLDREVDALSRGETAVVALLGALVTEPDLVVLDEPLAPLDDRNRRLVLDAIETLRDHGSTLLVTEHDLRDVLPLADRVLVLEEGRVTSGGSPSTQLARLADLGITLPFATRVGLERGQSPERLPLSTVSARDR; this comes from the coding sequence ATGAGCCTGTTGGCCACCGATGCTCTCTCGGTCCGCACGACCACCGGCGCCGTGCTGCTCGATGGCGTCGACCTCTCGGTCGAGCGCGACGAGATGGTCGTGGTGGCCGGCCGTTCCGGCAGCGGGAAGACGACCCTGACGAAGGCAATCGGCGGGTTGCTCGATAGCCGTCCCAACATCGAAACGGCGGGCACGGTGTCCGGTCCCGAAAACGTGGGGTTTCTCTTCCAGAACCCGCGCACCCAGCTCGTCCGCCGTTCGGTCCGCCACGACGTCGCCTTCGACCTCGAGAACCAGGGCGTCCCTCGGGACGAGATGGAACGCCGTATCGAACAGTGGGCCGAGCGACTCGACGCGACACCCTTTCTCGACCGCGAGGTCGACGCTCTGTCACGGGGCGAGACTGCGGTCGTGGCCCTGCTGGGTGCGCTCGTCACGGAACCCGACCTCGTCGTGCTCGACGAGCCCCTGGCCCCGCTCGATGACCGAAACCGGAGACTCGTGCTCGACGCCATCGAGACCCTGCGAGACCACGGCAGTACGCTGCTCGTGACCGAACACGACCTTCGCGACGTCCTCCCGCTCGCCGACCGGGTGCTCGTCCTCGAAGAGGGGCGCGTGACCTCTGGTGGGTCGCCGTCGACACAGTTGGCGCGGCTGGCCGACCTGGGGATCACCCTCCCCTTCGCGACCCGGGTCGGTCTCGAACGGGGCCAATCGCCCGAACGCCTTCCGCTTTCGACAGTATCCGCGAGGGACCGATGA